A genome region from Chryseobacterium sp. G0186 includes the following:
- a CDS encoding porin family protein, with the protein MKKQLLSLCIIIGTMAFAQSTNGPKFGIKAGGNLSSITGSDSKSKFGFYAGAFVNIPISEAFSIQPEVVYSQQGAKAKDKYYFAVIAVTDIKQTLDYMNVPVMVQYNATPKFYLEAGPEFGFLISAKAKENFIGTPLSRDNKSSLNTFNFGLGLGLGYKLMPKLGINARYIAGLTEIAKDGEGDSSKNTNFQLGINYSF; encoded by the coding sequence ATGAAAAAACAATTACTAAGCTTATGCATAATTATAGGAACTATGGCATTCGCACAATCTACAAACGGACCAAAGTTTGGTATTAAAGCCGGAGGTAACCTTTCGAGTATAACAGGAAGTGATTCTAAATCAAAATTCGGATTTTATGCCGGAGCATTTGTAAATATTCCTATTTCTGAAGCATTTAGTATTCAACCGGAAGTTGTATACAGCCAACAGGGAGCAAAAGCTAAAGACAAATATTATTTTGCAGTTATTGCTGTAACTGATATAAAGCAAACCCTTGATTATATGAATGTTCCTGTGATGGTTCAGTACAATGCCACTCCTAAATTTTATCTGGAAGCAGGACCTGAATTTGGGTTCCTTATCAGTGCAAAGGCTAAAGAAAATTTTATCGGTACACCTCTTAGTAGAGATAATAAATCCTCATTAAATACTTTTAATTTTGGATTAGGACTTGGATTAGGGTATAAATTAATGCCCAAATTAGGCATTAATGCACGTTATATTGCTGGTTTAACTGAAATTGCTAAAGATGGAGAGGGCGATTCTTCAAAAAATACCAATTTCCAATTAGGGATAAATTACTCTTTTTAA
- a CDS encoding TauD/TfdA family dioxygenase produces the protein MNSIKILDNERVAQVKLLPTVIEITSQEQRMIKDAAIHLQKKYGNYENRDFIRYVHQLASYFLPERILNIAADFANDFSEDQYGALIFKGLMDIDQEDIGTTPPNWQSADYEKFNLYGFACALIHGALPSKPVQYYSQRQGGGLIHAIIPDEKMRETQTGSGSSTDLYVHTEDAFLKHQADFLSFMYVRNEEQVPSTLYSIRSHKSIGENYRPLFDRIYKIPKDANLETEQNEEDTLDAVLYGNHKLPFMRFDAAEQLFNSSIKQTAEAQHHLTEFWEEARDLIYSDFTPQAGDVILVNNHLCAHGRSAFRAGVRNIDGIEHPCERRIMLRMMSKVSLIDMRAHTLTEDPFFVIEEHLGKNFQHL, from the coding sequence ATGAATTCTATAAAAATTTTAGATAACGAAAGGGTTGCTCAGGTAAAACTGCTTCCTACAGTCATTGAGATCACTTCTCAGGAACAAAGAATGATAAAAGATGCTGCAATACATCTTCAGAAAAAATATGGTAACTATGAAAACCGTGACTTTATAAGATATGTACACCAGCTGGCATCTTATTTCCTCCCAGAAAGAATATTGAATATTGCTGCTGATTTTGCTAACGACTTCTCTGAGGATCAATATGGAGCACTGATCTTTAAAGGGTTAATGGATATCGATCAGGAAGATATAGGCACTACTCCACCCAATTGGCAGTCTGCTGATTATGAGAAATTTAACCTGTACGGATTTGCTTGTGCTCTTATTCATGGAGCCTTGCCGTCTAAACCAGTGCAATATTATTCACAGCGCCAGGGAGGCGGACTGATTCATGCTATTATTCCTGATGAAAAAATGAGGGAAACGCAGACTGGGTCAGGATCTTCAACAGATCTTTATGTACACACTGAGGATGCCTTTTTGAAACATCAGGCAGATTTCCTAAGCTTTATGTATGTTCGAAATGAAGAACAGGTTCCATCAACGCTCTATTCCATTCGTTCTCATAAATCCATTGGAGAAAATTACAGGCCACTTTTTGACCGTATCTACAAGATTCCAAAGGATGCCAATCTTGAAACGGAACAGAATGAAGAAGATACACTGGATGCTGTATTGTATGGAAACCATAAGCTTCCGTTTATGAGATTTGATGCTGCAGAACAACTTTTTAATTCTAGCATTAAACAAACTGCAGAAGCCCAGCATCACTTAACGGAATTCTGGGAAGAAGCCAGAGATTTGATCTACTCTGACTTTACTCCTCAGGCTGGGGATGTTATCCTTGTTAACAATCATTTGTGTGCTCACGGAAGATCTGCTTTCCGTGCAGGGGTAAGAAATATTGACGGTATAGAGCATCCGTGTGAAAGAAGAATTATGCTGCGGATGATGAGTAAGGTGAGTCTTATTGATATGAGAGCTCATACGCTTACTGAAGATCCGTTTTTTGTAATCGAAGAGCATTTAGGGAAAAACTTCCAACACCTCTAA